AAAGCTCACACCTCAGTCATCTTCTCCCTGGCTGAGCAGCTGTCCCGTGCTATCTGTAGGCTCTCTTCCACCGACTTTAGCCTCACATCTTTCTCTTGCATCCTATAAACCAAATGAAAAGTTCACCATCTAAGACTTTCAAAAAGTGCAAAGGTTCCTGACTGTGAAGGAGAAGGTAATGACATACACAGGTACATTGCGCTTCCTCACTTCAGATAGGCAATATGCAAACGCTAACACAATTGCTGAAGACGAACATGGAGATCAATGGATTCCCACACAGCCAGAATGTCCATTGGTGGACTTGTCACCTTAATTTCCAACAGAAATTATGGCTTTAAATTTGACAAGAGGTCAAGGTCTCTGAATAACTTTCAGAGAAGCCTGCGTGATGGTGACATATTCCAGAAGGAAAGTGACAGTGGATGTtaagatgtgtgtttgtttgaggcAGTTCTGTCAGGAGGAATTACTGCTGATGTGCTAAGAGGTGAGTAAATAGTAACCTTTGGTTTTATACGGTGTAATTATGACTtaagtcattttgttttttatttgcttatttttatagatttcatcaccttcatctcattGCATCTTCAATTACATCcgaaaaaagggctgacggggcTGGCTTGTGTAGTCCTCGTCCCCAGTATTCAATTTAAAAACTGCTCTCATCACCGTGTGTTTTCAACCAaatcatacattgaattttgacagttGTGTCACATTGTTGTTTCGACCACCCATTCAGTCCCAACAGACTGAATGGACCTGTGTCTGCACACGCATCCATCAGTTCATCTTGAGTGGATGTAATGTTTAGTGATCTGTTGCAGTCCTTTGCCATAATGTAGTGTCCAGTGATGTTTGATAACCATTTGCAGTCTCTTCCTCTAACGTAGGGGCCGCATGAATTAGTTGCGATGATCAGCTGAGCTCTTCAGTCTCACAGAATCTCACAGTCACTGTCACAATTCCTCAAAGTCCCTTACCATTGTAGTCATAACATCTTATGTCCAATTTTCTGCAACTCCAGATATTAAGCTTCATCCCAGATACAAGCTAGAGCATacccatgtttacattcttcctaggaacagcAAGGTTTTTCCAACAATACAGATGGTCAAAACAAGGaattgaccttgccagtgttctgaAGGCATCtcgaaaaaaatataaagatcaTATTACCCGCTTTCCTTTGTGTTTCCCACCACCCCAGCgcagtagttcagatagggcaggactaatgcaaaataaattatataaagtgCCTTCTGATTTAGAAGGTTTTGTGCTCTGCATTTTATGGACGCGCTTCTGGCTAGTTTATTATGCTGTTGTCAGATAATCAACGTCATTTCAGATGAATATCAGAATATATTCAGAATACAGCATCACAACTGTTAATGACTAAAAGAACAAAGAGACTTTATCTTACTCTCTCTGGAGCTCTTCCATTGTTGACTCACACGATGCCTGCAAAAAGTGGaagatatattttaaaaatactgatTACAGAACTTGGTGACTGCGACTAAATTTTAATAAAGATGTTAGACAACTCACCTGCTTTGCCGTCTCTATCTTAATGGCCTCAATCCCTTGTTTTAGCGCCACATTCTCTGCTCTTAAACTCTGCATCAGAAACACATTAGAACCCTTTTGTTACGTGGCAGGAAGTAAATTATGTAGCTGTTGGTATGCGAGTGAGAGACACGGTTTTTAAATGCTCCTTGTGTCTCTGTGAGCTGTGACAATGCCTttctaaagaaaataaaacacacaccatgATCTCTTCCTCCTTGTTGGCCACCTCAATCAGCCCCTTCTCCAAAAGGCCCTCAACGGTTCTCATGTTCTCTTCCTTTTCTCGAACACTGGGAAGAAAGTGATGTATGACAGGTCAAACATTAAGTTATTACGTCTTTTGACTTTTCTTGATAAAATAACACCTAATTGGCTACTGGGTTCCATTTGTCACCTCTTCTGGTATTGATCCAAAGCCAGTTGGGAGGCGACCTGTGTGGGGAGAGTCACAAGGATTAGTGGGGTGTCAGAAAcaagagaacacacaaacatataggGTGTTTTTAAATGTGGGCAATGAAAGTACATAACTGACCTGCTCAGAAATCTGTGCCTGCAGATTCTGAATGTCTGCCTTACATAACATGTTCTCATTGTGTAAGGCCTTCAGCAAGACAAGAAACAGAAACGAATAACACTTATTATGTCAATAAAATACAGAGTCTGTTTTACGTAGCATTCTGCATAAGATACATGAACCGATATGCCCCTTTCTGGTAGGCTGGTGTCTTCAAAGCATACGCTGTCCAAACACAATGAGGCCTGAATCATGTTTGTCAAATTCATGCAGACTAATGAACCACTGTGATTTGTGAGTTTAAGAATCTGCAGATAAAGCAATTCAGACCACACCTGCATTTTAGTTTCTCTACTGGCCCCAGTGCTCCTCTCAGCATTTAGAGAATCTTCCAGACTTTTTCTCTGCAATTCCTTATCAGCCAGTCTGAATGTGTGAGAGAGTTGGATGAATATGTGAAAACATTATCACATTTACTGTAATTCAAATCATGTCTAGAATAGAAAGAAATCTCACAGCTTCTGGATCTCCTCAATGTGGGAAGCATGGGAGACCTAAtcggagaaaaaaaattatgttataAAGCTGCacacattttattctgtttaaacACAAGTATATAGATCCGACAAACACACCTGTGAAGAGATCTGGGCTTGCAAGCTCTCATTCTGGATCTGCAgacttttgttttcattcataagTTCCTGTATTAGTGCACGCAAGAAGGTAAATCAACTCAAATGCAAAACCAAATTTTGATGCTGTTTCCACTTTTCTTATGTTTTATGTTACTTCACCTGAGCCCGGGCCTGCAAGGAGTCATCAGGTGTGCTGCTTTGTGACAATTCCATTAGCTCAACAACTCTCTGCTCCAGCCGCTCCTTGGAGACCATGGCTTCAGTCAGGCTGCTGTGGAGATTCTGGATctctttgttcttgttgttcatTTCTGTCTCCGCTGCCAACAGCTGGCCGTGGAGCTCTGTGTCAACATTTAAACAGACGTTCAGCTGCTAAATGTGAACCGACCGTTTATTTTAATGCTGCAGTGGGAATGAAGGAAGGAGGACTATTTTATCACCTTGTTTTGAAGCCTgaagtttctctctctctgcattaaCATTGTGGAGAAAGTTCTGCAGGTCTTCCCAACGTCGTTTAGCCTCCTGCAGTTGAgcgaaaagagagaaaaaacgACAATCAGATGTAGTGATCAATCTGTCCGTCCGTCggtctgtccatccattttctttcccTGTCGTTGTTTTCACTGCAAGGTTGATTTGCACTGAGGTAACCCAGATTCTGTAAGGCTGTGGTCCTCCCGTCTCAGTGTTTAAAAGTGTTGTTTATGCGCAGCACAACACCAAAACATTAAAGCCTccaaaaatcaacaaaaacctCTCCAAGTAGTTTCAATTCATCATCCCTCACCCCGTCTGATTCAATCTCCGACCATTTCTCAGATTATGCAGCCATAACAGGAAATGACGATGAGCTGAAGCCATATAGCGTTTCCCCTGGTCTTTGTACAGCTCAAATAATTGTTTTCTTAGATCGGAGAAACCGAAACACGGGCTAAACAAACTGTACATCTGGATCAGCGTACCTCCAGCTGGGACACATTTTGCTTGTAGCTGACCTCCAGTGACTTCCTCTGGTGctcttcctgctgcagcttGGCATTGCCGTCTGCCAGCTCTTTCATCAGACCGGCATACTCTGAACGCAGTTTGTTCAGCTCTGCTGAATTTCTACCAAGCATTGTAAATACGAGCACAAATGAGTGATGTGAAAGAAATAAGGCATTCATGAaggatgttgctgatgtttcaCTCCACTGAACAGATAAGACGCGTATGAAGTTCTAGAGAGCAGGAACACTAGGGTCTTATCTACCGCAGTGGAATACTGACTTGCTCTCCATCTGGTTGGTGGCAGAGCTGACTGCGTCCCTCAGGATGCCGTTTTCCTGCTGGAGTCGAGTGATCTGGCTTTCCAGCTGCTCCCTCACCTGCTGGAACTACGCAACAATAGGATTCAGTGTCAGTGCAGCCTTCAGGACCATAAAAAGACTAGGGTTCCttcacatttttcaaatgttggACTTATttcacccccccaaaaaagtatGACATAATTCTTCCAAGATCTCAAAGTCCTCACCTTAATTTGCATGGTTTGTAGCTCCTGGTAGCTTCCCTGTGCTTTGGCTTGCATGCCCCCCAGCTCTTTCTCCATCGCTGCACGCTGCTCTCTCATCACAGCCTCCACTCTGCCGGTTTTCTGCTTCTCAACCTGAAGCTCCTGAAGAAGAGACGAAAGAGGGCATAAGGGGCAGTCCACCAAGTCAAAACGGATTTTATCCTAAGAAATAAAGAAGTAATTTATCGTAACATGTAAAACCTAAATTAGACCTGGCTGAGCTGTTTCACTTTGTCCTTGGCAATAGAAGCCTCCTCCTGTAGAGTTGTGAAAAGTCTCTCTCGTTCCTGTGCAGCTGGATCGGGCCTTGCTGCAGACTGACAATGAAATACATACGTTACAAAAGTCCAGCAGTAAAAGGCACAgtgtgaaatgtaatttttcagaAATGCCATCTTCAAATTTATCATGCTTTAATCTCACTTTCTGCCAGGCGTCCAAGGCACTCGGGTTCCTCTCACGGAGAAGAGCCATCACGCTGATGGCCTCGGCCTCCGACAGGGTCAGGCTGGTCAGACCCAACAGCAGATCTTTCAGCTTCACCTCTGTGTTCTCTGATTAAATAAACATACGGTAGCGGGGGGGAATTAACGTATTGCTACATGAACAGAAGAtatcagacacacagacagaaacaaaacaaaaaccaaaggcTGAAACAGACATGCTTCTCCCTCTTACCCTTGTCAGTCTCATTCTTGTGTCTCTTGCCACTCCCTTTGGATGGTACATCATTATTAGGGGCTGGCTGATGGTTGGCAGACGCTGCCACAGCATGAACTTCGTCTACTGaattcaacataaaaaaaaccaaatataTAAAGTGACAAGTCCTGGCTTTGGAACTATATCTTATTATTTTCATGCACTTAAACCAAGACTTGTATCATTGTTACCCGGCTCAGTCTTCTGTTTCTTGGCAGAATGTTTCTTCTTGCCACTGGTAACAGGGGGGGTTGCTCCATCCAGAACTCTTGTTTCTGCCACAATGGGAGTCTCTTTCTTGACTGGAGTCGGAGCCTGCTCAGCCTTAATCTCTGGCTGCTGGTCATCCACTGCAAACGAACAAGTCAGGAAATAATATCATTAGGTCTGCTTTGTGGCCGATGATAGAGGATATTCAATCATCATTAGAGCTGCTCAGCTAAACCGCTTAAACTGAGGATGGAGCAACCATGTTCATATCATGTTTCTTTCCCATATTTGACTAACTCAAATTTCAATTCAGAGGTATTTCTTGGAAGATTTAGGTATTCCCATGTTCTCTATTCAAACTAACCTCTGACTGAATTCTCAACAGCCTCTGCTTTatgtttcttcctctccttcttcttcccaGAGATTTGTGGAGGTGTTTGGGCCAGGACTGGAGCCTGAGCAGCTTGGACGAGGACTGGAACCTCAAGCTGAAGTGGTTCTGTCTTGCTTTCCAGCTTTGAGCCATTCACTTCTGGTTCCTCAAAAGAAGGAGCTGTAACTgcagctgaagctgctgaagcggcagcggcagcagcagccacaGCTTTGGCAgcctttctctccttcttcttcctttccctCAGACCAGTGGGAGGTTCAGGTGAGCCTGAAACAGGCACACAGGACGTTGGTATTATTTGAGCCGGACTTGAAACGGTCACCGGTGCGATTTCCTCCTCtggctctggaggtgagctgttGACAACATTGGCCACATCAAATTCCCGGAGATCCTCTTcagactcccccccccctccaccacctgcCCCGCTCCCGCTGTCCTTCTTcttgctcttcttcttttcattcttcttACGAGTTTCTGGCCTGGATGGCGGAAGCTTCAGGTCACGTTTCTGCTTCGCTAACAC
The Antennarius striatus isolate MH-2024 chromosome 17, ASM4005453v1, whole genome shotgun sequence genome window above contains:
- the ktn1 gene encoding kinectin isoform X4; translated protein: MAVDIYDSQYLLILAPSLVIALMFLFFWLFMKETSYDEVLAKQKRDLKLPPSRPETRKKNEKKKSKKKDSGSGAGGGGGGESEEDLREFDVANVVNSSPPEPEEEIAPVTVSSPAQIIPTSCVPVSGSPEPPTGLRERKKKERKAAKAVAAAAAAASAASAAVTAPSFEEPEVNGSKLESKTEPLQLEVPVLVQAAQAPVLAQTPPQISGKKKERKKHKAEAVENSVRVDDQQPEIKAEQAPTPVKKETPIVAETRVLDGATPPVTSGKKKHSAKKQKTEPVDEVHAVAASANHQPAPNNDVPSKGSGKRHKNETDKENTEVKLKDLLLGLTSLTLSEAEAISVMALLRERNPSALDAWQKSAARPDPAAQERERLFTTLQEEASIAKDKVKQLSQELQVEKQKTGRVEAVMREQRAAMEKELGGMQAKAQGSYQELQTMQIKFQQVREQLESQITRLQQENGILRDAVSSATNQMESKNSAELNKLRSEYAGLMKELADGNAKLQQEEHQRKSLEVSYKQNVSQLEEAKRRWEDLQNFLHNVNAEREKLQASKQELHGQLLAAETEMNNKNKEIQNLHSSLTEAMVSKERLEQRVVELMELSQSSTPDDSLQARAQELMNENKSLQIQNESLQAQISSQVSHASHIEEIQKLLADKELQRKSLEDSLNAERSTGASRETKMQALHNENMLCKADIQNLQAQISEQVASQLALDQYQKSVREKEENMRTVEGLLEKGLIEVANKEEEIMSLRAENVALKQGIEAIKIETAKQASCESTMEELQREMQEKDVRLKSVEESLQIARDSCSAREKMTEALEKHLAALQAEMEQLRQKETPEELTRSETQLQELQAQLAVKEQEVQMLQAELDTRTKQLSEKIEQIHQQQSQTAVQSPELLSALSEKEKHVRDLQGELDELKDSLEHHRKKNNELREKNWSAMEALSATESMLQGKLSKAVKDNESALAASQAECREVLHRLLPNVPLPGEQNHHEWLQRFEMAVAESSASQSAPASGDLEALTEKLRESEEAQRVLQKDCETYKKVLTETEGILQRLQNSVEQEETRWKVKLDQSQGELKELRQEKQHLESELERAERESATYVMEVRELKDLLTELQTRLDGSYTEAIRQNEELNLLKTQLTETLAKLEAEENDRQKVADDLYKAQQSLDLIQEELSKVTDNSDDLIENSSLTSQTEDIDRKEKMTAGLNQTVTELQQLLQAVGQQLTKGQEAKTDTDLLEV
- the ktn1 gene encoding kinectin isoform X5, with product MAVDIYDSQYLLILAPSLVIALMFLFFWLFMKETSYDEVLAKQKRDLKLPPSRPETRKKNEKKKSKKKDSGSGAGGGGGGESEEDLREFDVANVVNSSPPEPEEEIAPVTVSSPAQIIPTSCVPVSGSPEPPTGLRERKKKERKAAKAVAAAAAAASAASAAVTAPSFEEPEVNGSKLESKTEPLQLEVPVLVQAAQAPVLAQTPPQISGKKKERKKHKAEAVENSVRVDDQQPEIKAEQAPTPVKKETPIVAETRVLDGATPPVTSGKKKHSAKKQKTEPVDEVHAVAASANHQPAPNNDVPSKGSGKRHKNETDKENTEVKLKDLLLGLTSLTLSEAEAISVMALLRERNPSALDAWQKSAARPDPAAQERERLFTTLQEEASIAKDKVKQLSQELQVEKQKTGRVEAVMREQRAAMEKELGGMQAKAQGSYQELQTMQIKFQQVREQLESQITRLQQENGILRDAVSSATNQMESKNSAELNKLRSEYAGLMKELADGNAKLQQEEHQRKSLEVSYKQNVSQLEEAKRRWEDLQNFLHNVNAEREKLQASKQELHGQLLAAETEMNNKNKEIQNLHSSLTEAMVSKERLEQRVVELMELSQSSTPDDSLQARAQELMNENKSLQIQNESLQAQISSQVSHASHIEEIQKLLADKELQRKSLEDSLNAERSTGASRETKMQALHNENMLCKADIQNLQAQISEQVASQLALDQYQKSVREKEENMRTVEGLLEKGLIEVANKEEEIMSLRAENVALKQGIEAIKIETAKQASCESTMEELQREMQEKDVRLKSVEESLQIARDSCSAREKMTEALEKHLAALQAEMEQLRQKETPEELTRSETQLQELQAQLAVKEQEVQMLQAELDTRTKQLSEKIEQIHQQQSQTAVQSPELLSALSEKEKHVRDLQGELDELKDSLEHHRKKNNELREKNWSAMEALSATESMLQGKLSKAVKDNESALAASQAECREVLHRLLPNVPLPGEQNHHEWLQRFEMAVAESSASQSAPASGDLEALTEKLRESEEAQRVLQKDCETYKKVLTETEGILQRLQNSVEQEETRWKVKLDQSQGELKEMSLKVTALEQEIETLTEGAELENLRQEKQHLESELERAERESATYVMEVRELKTQLTETLAKLEAEENDRQKVADDLYKAQQSLDLIQEELSKVTDNSDDLIENSSLTSQTEDIDRKEKMTAGLNQTVTELQQLLQAVGQQLTKGQEAKTDTDLLEV
- the ktn1 gene encoding kinectin isoform X3 — translated: MAVDIYDSQYLLILAPSLVIALMFLFFWLFMKETSYDEVLAKQKRDLKLPPSRPETRKKNEKKKSKKKDSGSGAGGGGGGESEEDLREFDVANVVNSSPPEPEEEIAPVTVSSPAQIIPTSCVPVSGSPEPPTGLRERKKKERKAAKAVAAAAAAASAASAAVTAPSFEEPEVNGSKLESKTEPLQLEVPVLVQAAQAPVLAQTPPQISGKKKERKKHKAEAVENSVRVDDQQPEIKAEQAPTPVKKETPIVAETRVLDGATPPVTSGKKKHSAKKQKTEPVDEVHAVAASANHQPAPNNDVPSKGSGKRHKNETDKENTEVKLKDLLLGLTSLTLSEAEAISVMALLRERNPSALDAWQKSAARPDPAAQERERLFTTLQEEASIAKDKVKQLSQELQVEKQKTGRVEAVMREQRAAMEKELGGMQAKAQGSYQELQTMQIKFQQVREQLESQITRLQQENGILRDAVSSATNQMESKNSAELNKLRSEYAGLMKELADGNAKLQQEEHQRKSLEVSYKQNVSQLEEAKRRWEDLQNFLHNVNAEREKLQASKQELHGQLLAAETEMNNKNKEIQNLHSSLTEAMVSKERLEQRVVELMELSQSSTPDDSLQARAQELMNENKSLQIQNESLQAQISSQVSHASHIEEIQKLLADKELQRKSLEDSLNAERSTGASRETKMQALHNENMLCKADIQNLQAQISEQVASQLALDQYQKSVREKEENMRTVEGLLEKGLIEVANKEEEIMSLRAENVALKQGIEAIKIETAKQASCESTMEELQREMQEKDVRLKSVEESLQIARDSCSAREKMTEALEKHLAALQAEMEQLRQKETPEELTRSETQLQELQAQLAVKEQEVQMLQAELDTRTKQLSEKIEQIHQQQSQTAVQSPELLSALSEKEKHVRDLQGELDELKDSLEHHRKKNNELREKNWSAMEALSATESMLQGKLSKAVKDNESALAASQAECREVLHRLLPNVPLPGEQNHHEWLQRFEMAVAESSASQSAPASGDLEALTEKLRESEEAQRVLQKDCETYKKVLTETEGILQRLQNSVEQEETRWKVKLDQSQGELKEMSLKVTALEQEIETLTEGAELENLRQEKQHLESELERAERESATYVMEVRELKDLLTELQTRLDGSYTEAIRQNEELNLLKTQLTETLAKLEAEENDRQKVADDLYKAQQSLDLIQEELSKVTDNSDDLIENSSLTSQTEDIDRKEKMTAGLNQTVTELQQLLQAVGQQLTKGQEATDTDLLEV
- the ktn1 gene encoding kinectin isoform X1; translated protein: MAVDIYDSQYLLILAPSLVIALMFLFFWLFMKETSYDEVLAKQKRDLKLPPSRPETRKKNEKKKSKKKDSGSGAGGGGGGESEEDLREFDVANVVNSSPPEPEEEIAPVTVSSPAQIIPTSCVPVSGSPEPPTGLRERKKKERKAAKAVAAAAAAASAASAAVTAPSFEEPEVNGSKLESKTEPLQLEVPVLVQAAQAPVLAQTPPQISGKKKERKKHKAEAVENSVRVDDQQPEIKAEQAPTPVKKETPIVAETRVLDGATPPVTSGKKKHSAKKQKTEPVDEVHAVAASANHQPAPNNDVPSKGSGKRHKNETDKENTEVKLKDLLLGLTSLTLSEAEAISVMALLRERNPSALDAWQKSAARPDPAAQERERLFTTLQEEASIAKDKVKQLSQELQVEKQKTGRVEAVMREQRAAMEKELGGMQAKAQGSYQELQTMQIKFQQVREQLESQITRLQQENGILRDAVSSATNQMESKNSAELNKLRSEYAGLMKELADGNAKLQQEEHQRKSLEVSYKQNVSQLEEAKRRWEDLQNFLHNVNAEREKLQASKQELHGQLLAAETEMNNKNKEIQNLHSSLTEAMVSKERLEQRVVELMELSQSSTPDDSLQARAQELMNENKSLQIQNESLQAQISSQVSHASHIEEIQKLLADKELQRKSLEDSLNAERSTGASRETKMQALHNENMLCKADIQNLQAQISEQVASQLALDQYQKSVREKEENMRTVEGLLEKGLIEVANKEEEIMSLRAENVALKQGIEAIKIETAKQASCESTMEELQREMQEKDVRLKSVEESLQIARDSCSAREKMTEALEKHLAALQAEMEQLRQKETPEELTRSETQLQELQAQLAVKEQEVQMLQAELDTRTKQLSEKIEQIHQQQSQTAVQSPELLSALSEKEKHVRDLQGELDELKDSLEHHRKKNNELREKNWSAMEALSATESMLQGKLSKAVKDNESALAASQAECREVLHRLLPNVPLPGEQNHHEWLQRFEMAVAESSASQSAPASGDLEALTEKLRESEEAQRVLQKDCETYKKVLTETEGILQRLQNSVEQEETRWKVKLDQSQGELKEMSLKVTALEQEIETLTEGAELENLRQEKQHLESELERAERESATYVMEVRELKDLLTELQTRLDGSYTEAIRQNEELNLLKTQLTETLAKLEAEENDRQKVADDLYKAQQSLDLIQEELSKVTDNSDDLIENSSLTSQTEDIDRKEKMTAGLNQTVTELQQLLQAVGQQLTKGQEAKTDTDLLEV
- the ktn1 gene encoding kinectin isoform X2, whose translation is MAVDIYDSQYLLILAPSLVIALMFLFFWLFMKETSYDEVLAKQKRDLKLPPSRPETRKKNEKKKSKKKDSGSGAGGGGGGESEEDLREFDVANVVNSSPPEPEEEIAPVTVSSPAQIIPTSCVPVSGSPEPPTGLRERKKKERKAAKAVAAAAAAASAASAAVTAPSFEEPEVNGSKLESKTEPLQLEVPVLVQAAQAPVLAQTPPQISGKKKERKKHKAEAVENSVRVDDQQPEIKAEQAPTPVKKETPIVAETRVLDGATPPVTSGKKKHSAKKQKTEPVDEVHAVAASANHQPAPNNDVPSKGSGKRHKNETDKENTEVKLKDLLLGLTSLTLSEAEAISVMALLRERNPSALDAWQKSAARPDPAAQERERLFTTLQEEASIAKDKVKQLSQELQVEKQKTGRVEAVMREQRAAMEKELGGMQAKAQGSYQELQTMQIKFQQVREQLESQITRLQQENGILRDAVSSATNQMESKNSAELNKLRSEYAGLMKELADGNAKLQQEEHQRKSLEVSYKQNVSQLEEAKRRWEDLQNFLHNVNAEREKLQASKQELHGQLLAAETEMNNKNKEIQNLHSSLTEAMVSKERLEQRVVELMELSQSSTPDDSLQARAQELMNENKSLQIQNESLQAQISSQVSHASHIEEIQKLLADKELQRKSLEDSLNAERSTGASRETKMQALHNENMLCKADIQNLQAQISEQVASQLALDQYQKSVREKEENMRTVEGLLEKGLIEVANKEEEIMSLRAENVALKQGIEAIKIETAKQASCESTMEELQREMQEKDVRLKSVEESLQIARDSCSAREKMTEALEKHLAALQAEMEQLRQKETPEELTRSETQLQELQAQLAVKEQEVQMLQAELDTRTKQLSEKIEQIHQQSQTAVQSPELLSALSEKEKHVRDLQGELDELKDSLEHHRKKNNELREKNWSAMEALSATESMLQGKLSKAVKDNESALAASQAECREVLHRLLPNVPLPGEQNHHEWLQRFEMAVAESSASQSAPASGDLEALTEKLRESEEAQRVLQKDCETYKKVLTETEGILQRLQNSVEQEETRWKVKLDQSQGELKEMSLKVTALEQEIETLTEGAELENLRQEKQHLESELERAERESATYVMEVRELKDLLTELQTRLDGSYTEAIRQNEELNLLKTQLTETLAKLEAEENDRQKVADDLYKAQQSLDLIQEELSKVTDNSDDLIENSSLTSQTEDIDRKEKMTAGLNQTVTELQQLLQAVGQQLTKGQEAKTDTDLLEV
- the ktn1 gene encoding kinectin isoform X6; this encodes MAVDIYDSQYLLILAPSLVIALMFLFFWLFMKETSYDEVLAKQKRDLKLPPSRPETRKKNEKKKSKKKDSGSGAGGGGGGESEEDLREFDVANVVNSSPPEPEEEIAPVTVSSPAQIIPTSCVPVSGSPEPPTGLRERKKKERKAAKAVAAAAAAASAASAAVTAPSFEEPEVNGSKLESKTEPLQLEVPVLVQAAQAPVLAQTPPQISGKKKERKKHKAEAVENSVRVDDQQPEIKAEQAPTPVKKETPIVAETRVLDGATPPVTSGKKKHSAKKQKTEPVDEVHAVAASANHQPAPNNDVPSKGSGKRHKNETDKENTEVKLKDLLLGLTSLTLSEAEAISVMALLRERNPSALDAWQKSAARPDPAAQERERLFTTLQEEASIAKDKVKQLSQELQVEKQKTGRVEAVMREQRAAMEKELGGMQAKAQGSYQELQTMQIKFQQVREQLESQITRLQQENGILRDAVSSATNQMESKNSAELNKLRSEYAGLMKELADGNAKLQQEEHQRKSLEVSYKQNVSQLEEAKRRWEDLQNFLHNVNAEREKLQASKQELHGQLLAAETEMNNKNKEIQNLHSSLTEAMVSKERLEQRVVELMELSQSSTPDDSLQARAQELMNENKSLQIQNESLQAQISSQVSHASHIEEIQKLLADKELQRKSLEDSLNAERSTGASRETKMQALHNENMLCKADIQNLQAQISEQVASQLALDQYQKSVREKEENMRTVEGLLEKGLIEVANKEEEIMSLRAENVALKQGIEAIKIETAKQASCESTMEELQREMQEKDVRLKSVEESLQIARDSCSAREKMTEALEKHLAALQAEMEQLRQKETPEELTRSETQLQELQAQLAVKEQEVQMLQAELDTRTKQLSEKIEQIHQQQSQTAVQSPELLSALSEKEKHVRDLQGELDELKDSLEHHRKKNNDNESALAASQAECREVLHRLLPNVPLPGEQNHHEWLQRFEMAVAESSASQSAPASGDLEALTEKLRESEEAQRVLQKDCETYKKVLTETEGILQRLQNSVEQEETRWKVKLDQSQGELKEMSLKVTALEQEIETLTEGAELENLRQEKQHLESELERAERESATYVMEVRELKDLLTELQTRLDGSYTEAIRQNEELNLLKTQLTETLAKLEAEENDRQKVADDLYKAQQSLDLIQEELSKVTDNSDDLIENSSLTSQTEDIDRKEKMTAGLNQTVTELQQLLQAVGQQLTKGQEAKTDTDLLEV
- the ktn1 gene encoding kinectin isoform X7, with protein sequence MAVDIYDSQYLLILAPSLVIALMFLFFWLFMKETSYDEVLAKQKRDLKLPPSRPETRKKNEKKKSKKKDSGSGAGGGGGGESEEDLREFDVANVVNSSPPEPEEEIAPVTVSSPAQIIPTSCVPVSGSPEPPTGLRERKKKERKAAKAVAAAAAAASAASAAVTAPSFEEPEVNGSKLESKTEPLQLEVPVLVQAAQAPVLAQTPPQISGKKKERKKHKAEAVENSVRVDDQQPEIKAEQAPTPVKKETPIVAETRVLDGATPPVTSGKKKHSAKKQKTEPVDEVHAVAASANHQPAPNNDVPSKGSGKRHKNETDKENTEVKLKDLLLGLTSLTLSEAEAISVMALLRERNPSALDAWQKSAARPDPAAQERERLFTTLQEEASIAKDKVKQLSQELQVEKQKTGRVEAVMREQRAAMEKELGGMQAKAQGSYQELQTMQIKFQQVREQLESQITRLQQENGILRDAVSSATNQMESKNSAELNKLRSEYAGLMKELADGNAKLQQEEHQRKSLEVSYKQNVSQLEEAKRRWEDLQNFLHNVNAEREKLQASKQELHGQLLAAETEMNNKNKEIQNLHSSLTEAMVSKERLEQRVVELMELSQSSTPDDSLQARAQELMNENKSLQIQNESLQAQISSQVSHASHIEEIQKLLADKELQRKSLEDSLNAERSTGASRETKMQALHNENMLCKADIQNLQAQISEQVASQLALDQYQKSVREKEENMRTVEGLLEKGLIEVANKEEEIMSLRAENVALKQGIEAIKIETAKQASCESTMEELQREMQEKDVRLKSVEESLQIARDSCSAREKMTEALEKHLAALQAEMEQLRQKETPEELTRSETQLQELQAQLAVKEQEVQMLQAELDTRTKQLSEKIEQIHQQQSQTAVQSPELLSALSEKEKHVRDLQGELDELKDSLEHHRKKNNELREKNWSAMEALSATESMLQGKLSKAVKDNESALAASQAECREVLHRLLPNVPLPGEQNHHEWLQRFEMAVAESSASQSAPASGDLEALTEKLRESEEAQRVLQKDCETYKKVLTETEGILQRLQNSVEQEETRWKVKLDQSQGELKELRQEKQHLESELERAERESATYVMEVRELKTQLTETLAKLEAEENDRQKVADDLYKAQQSLDLIQEELSKVTDNSDDLIENSSLTSQTEDIDRKEKMTAGLNQTVTELQQLLQAVGQQLTKGQEAKTDTDLLEV